In a single window of the Papaver somniferum cultivar HN1 chromosome 8, ASM357369v1, whole genome shotgun sequence genome:
- the LOC113302234 gene encoding uncharacterized protein LOC113302234 — protein sequence MASPSLIHHHTPYNSSYYKNSPKFHLRYGTTSSTSPSTSSSSSSYSNSSPSSSSSKQGSNFSGLNSSSKNLSSSFQAMSAQGNVASAKGINKLNDGPDHLLVLVHGILASPSDWTYVEAELKKRLGRSFLIYASSSNTFTKTFNGIDGAGKRLADEVKQVVRKTESLKKISFLAHSLGGLFARYAIAVLYASYANGNGVSDEITRFPRGSNFENATSSLCRGTIAGLEPINFITLATPHLGVRGRKQLPFLLGVSFLEKLAAPIAPILAGRTGRQLFLLDEKPSRPPLLLRMASDCEDGQFISSLGAFRCRIVYANITYDHMVGWRTSSIRREAELVKHPPKRSLDGYKHVVDVDYCPPVSSEGPNFPPEAAKAKEAVLNTSSAQKAVEYHDIMEDEMIRGLQRLGWKKVDVSFHSTFWPFLAHNNIHVKSEWIYNAGAGVVAHVADSLKQQESSSSSSFISPSL from the exons ATGGCTTCACCTTCTTTAATTCATCATCATACTCCTTATAATTCTTCTTATTATAAAAATTCACCCAAATTTCATCTCAGATATGGGACTACTTCTTCAACCTCACCCTCTACTTCGTCTTCCTCCTCCTCGTATTCTaattcttcaccttcttcatcttcttctaaacaaGGCTCCAACTTCTCTG GCTTAAACTCTTCTTCCAAAAATTTGAGTTCCAGCTTTCAAGCAATGAGTGCTCAAGGAAATGTTGCATCAGCCAAGGGCATTAATAAACTCAATGATGGACCCGATCATCTTCTTGTCCTTGTCCATGGTATCTTGGCGAG CCCTAGTGACTGGACGTATGTTGAAGCAGAGTTAAAAAAGAGACTGGGAAGAAGCTTCTTGATTTACG CAAGTTCATCCAATACATTCACCAAAACTTTCAATGGGATTGATGGAGCTGGGAAACGATTAGCTGATGAA GTGAAGCAAGTCGTCCGCAAGACAGAGAGCTTGAAAAAAATCTCTTTCTTGGCCCATTCTCTTGGTGGCTTGTTTGCACGATATGCAATTGCGGTTTTGTATGCTTCGTACGCAAATGGTAATGGCGTGTCTGATGAAATTACCAGGTTTCCCAGAGGTAGTAATTTTGAGAATGCGACATCATCTTTATGCCGTGGTACAATTGCTGGATTGGAGCCAATCAACTTCATTACCTTGGCAACCCCACATCTAGGAGTGAGAGGGAGAAAGCAG CTTCCCTTTCTTCTAGGAGTCTCGTTTCTCGAAAAACTTGCTGCGCCTATAGCTCCCATTTTGGCTGGTCGAACTGGTCGGCAGTTATTCCTTTTAGATGAAAAACCCAGCAGACCACCCCTTCTGTTAAGAATGGCGTCTGATTGTGAAGATGGGCAATTTAT ATCTTCCCTTGGTGCTTTTAGATGTCGAATTGTCTATGCCAATATCACATATGACC ATATGGTTGGTTGGCGCACATCCTCCATTAGAAGGGAAGCAGAACTTGTTAAG CATCCCCCCAAACGATCTCTGGATGGTTACAAGCATGTTGTAGATGTGGATTACTGTCCTCCAGTATCATCTGAAGGTCCAAATTTTCCGCCAGAAGCAGCTAAAGCAAAGGAGGCAGTGCTGAATACATCCAGTGCGCAGAAAGCAGTAGAGTATCATGATATCATGGAAG ATGAAATGATACGTGGTTTACAGAGGTTAGGGTGGAAGAAAGTTGATGTCAGCTTTCACTCTACATTTTGGCCCTTCTTAGCCCATAACAACATTCAT GTGAAAAGCGAATGGATATATAATGCTGGTGCAGGAGTTGTTGCTCATGTTGCAGACAGCCTAAAGCAGCAGGAGTCTTCATCCTCGTCGAGCTTCATTAGTCCAAGCCTTTAG